The DNA region AAATCACTTTAAAAAAAGAAGATTTTAAAAGATTTAAAAAATGTTTTAAAATTGCTTGAACATTAGCTTCACGAAGTAATTTAAAAACAGTCCAAGAATGAGTGACAGCTCAAAAAATTTCGGTCTTTTTTGACTTGCAAGAAAATATTAACAGTGCCAAAATTGATGAAGATATTTTTATTGATGATGATGAAAATGAGAAGGGAAAAGGTTTATTTCAACCACATTTGTATGATTTAGCTCTAGAAACTTATTGATCAGCAGCTGAGGACACGGATAGTAATGATGTTCGAACTTTACCAGACGAGATTCAAACAACGATGGCAGATGTTCAAATTGATTTTTATCCCGGTGAAACAATTGCTGATGGAAATGAAGTTGGCCAACGCGCGCGTGAATATTTTATGCGTGATTATACCTATTTTAATTTAGAACATTACAGCAAGAAAATTGCTTTTGCAAAGACAACTGAAGCGTTAGCAAATCCAAACTATGATGTTTATTTTGAACCATCTTTTATTTATAACAATTGTATTACAAAGTGTGATATTTTAAAGAAACTTCCAAATGGTACTTATCATTTAATTGAGGTTAAAGCTTCAACTGGTCGAAAATATGATAAAGAAGCACAAATGTATGTTGACAAGGATGTTAAGGATGAATATGGTTATGATGTTGCCTATCAGTATTATGTTTTAACTGGAGCAGGCTTAACAATTAGTTGGGTTTCGTTAATGTTGTTAAATTCGGAGTATCAACGGATTGGTGATATTGATGATTGCCAGTTGTTTATGTTTCAAGATTATTATAAATTGCCAACCAAAACCTTACCGGCTATTAGTTTATTAGAATTTTGTCAGCAAATGATGACTGGACAATTTGCCAAACGTGTTGAAAAGAATCGCAATATTACTGATGATTTAGCTTTAATTAAACATTATTTTATGCAACCAGTTGAAACAATTTTTCCGTTATTTAACAAGGAACAATGTTTCAATGGAAAAGGTGATCGTTATGGTTATTGCCAACATGTTACTAGTTATTTACCACCGCATCATAATGTCTTTGAGTTAACACGTGGGATGGAAAAAAAGACGTTATTAAAATATCAAGAACACATTGATTTGTTAAAAGATATTGTGTTACCATTTACCTTTAAACAATCAACGCGACAAAAAAAGCCAATTTTATTTTCAGAAAAACAACAACGCCAAATTCTTGCTGCTCAAGATAATGCCCCAGTTGTTAATCCAAAGAAGGTTGCTATTATTAATCAAATTTTAGAACAGTATCAGTATCCAATATATATGTATGATTTTGAAACAATGAAAGCGGCAGTTCCTCGCTTTGATTATTCATATTCTTATCAGCAAATTCCGTTTCAATATTCAGTCCATCTTATTAAAGATAATCACTTTGATTATCAAGATGAAACGACAATTGAACATTATGCCTTTTTAGCAGATGGTGAAGGTGATCCACGCTTAGCACTAATTAAACATTTAGTTACTGATTTATTTAGATATGGCGGAGGGGTTTATGTTGCTTATTATAAGAGTTTTGAATGTAAAGTTTTAGCCGAATTAATTAGTTATTTAACAATCTTAATTAATCAAAGTCGCAATGAAGAACTTATGACAACTTTTCAAGATTGACAAAAAAAATTAAGGATTATTCTAAATAAAACAATTGATTTAATGGATTTTTTTCAGGACTTTATGATTTATAAAAAAGAATTTTATGGTTCAGTTTCAATTAAAAAAACACAACCAGCATTTGATAATCAATTTACTTATCAAACATTAAAGGTACAAAAAGGTGATATGGCCAGTGAAATCTTTCGTCGTCGGGTGGAGAATAATATTCCAATCACCATTTGACAAAAATTATTTCGAGGAGAAATGTTAAAATATTGTAATCGGGATACATTAGCAATGGTTGTTATTTATCAACATATTGTTCGTTTAATGGGATCTTTAACACCAATTAAGGGGGAAAAAAGATGCAGAAATATAGAGTAATTTTTATGGGAACGCCAATCTTTGCAACAGCTGTTTTAAAAGCTTTACAAAATTTAGCGCCAACAATTGAAATAATTGGAATTGTTACCCAACCTGATCGTAAAATTGGACGTCAGCACCTTGTTCAATTTTCTCCAGTCAAAGAATTTGCCTTAACAAATCAGATTCCTGTTTTTCAACCAGAAAAAATTAATGATCTTTATACAGAGTTAGGAACTTTACAACCAGATGTTATTGTAACGTGTGCTTATGGGCAATTTATTCCAGAGCGAATTTTAAAATTAGCACGTATTAATTGTATTAATGTTCATGCTTCATTATTACCAAAATTACGTGGTGGGGCACCTATTCATAAGGCTATTATTTATGGTGAGCGAGAAACGGGGATTACACTAATGAAAATGATTAAAAAAATGGATGCAGGAGAAATGTATGTTCAAACAGCAATTCCAATTAGTGCCGCCGAAACAGCCTCATCTTTGCATGACCGGTTAATGGTTTTAGCAGGCACAATGATTGAAAAATATTTATTAGATATTATTACTGGTAAAATTAAAGGAACACCACAGGATGATAGTCAAGCAACATTTGCTTATAATATTACACGTGATGAAGAAAAAGTAAATTGGTTTTTACCAAAACAAAAAATTGTTGACCAAATTCGTGGATTATATGCATGACCAATTGCTCATACAACTGTTAATAATATTTATTATAAATTGCACCAAGCAATGATTACTTTACATCCATTAGAGGAAAAAGACGCTGATTTTGTAAATGGGACAATTATTGATATTTCAAAATTAGGGATTAAAGTTAAAGTTGAAGATGGTTATTTGCTAATTACGCGTTTACAACGCGAGGGAAAAAAAGTAACTGATGCTAAAAATTATTATCATAATGCCTCGTCAGAAATTATGGTGGGAAATATTTTTATTTAAAATGTATCGTTTAAAATCACTAAAATATTTAGCAACAACAGGATTAATTACTGCTTTGTTAGTAGTTATTGCTTATATTTCACAATTTATTCAGTTCAATTTTGGTGTTGGTAAAGGGATTATTCAGTTAGCAGATGGGTTATTTTTAGGTTTAATAAAGTTAATCAAAGGACCAATGTTATTAATTAGTGGTATTTTGTATGTAATAATTATTGATCTTGTTACCGGCGGTTTTATTTTTATTCCTATTTCAATTTTAATTAGAATTTTAATGTTTTTAATTAGTTATTTTGGTGCTCGCATTTTAAGTCGCTATGGTGCTATTTTTGTTAGTTCTTTAATGTTATTATTATATGTTTTGTATAGTTATTTCTTATTTGGACCTGATGTTGCAATTATTGAATTAATTTCTGATGCAATTCAAATTGCTGTTGCAACAATAATGGGAATTACGTTAGCAATTGTTTTTGTTCAGATTAATGAGCATAGTATAAATAAAATTTGAGATGATGAACAATTTTGACATTATAAAAAGAGTATTAGGACATAATTACTCTTTTTATAATGTTCGTGCGTACAAACTAATAATTTTTAATGTTTCTTTAATTTTATCTTTTAAATAATTTAAGTAATAATAATTAATGATTGATTCTCGTAAAATTTTAAGTTTGTTGCCATAATTAGTTTGTAGTTGTTTTTCACAATACTCAAAAGTTCGTAAATTTTATTGTCGAATTTTTAAATTAACTTTAAAATGTTGTCGATATAATTTGCTATATTCATTAAGGGCATTACTAATACGGTTATGAATAAATTCTGTACTATGATTAATAACACGCATAATTTGGTAAATTAACTATTCATGTTGTTGCAGTTTAATTTGTTTTGTATTAAAAGTTTTTAAATTTTTTAATAATGTATACAACCAATCTTTTTGTATCAGAAATTTTTTCAACATTTTTAATTAAAGTTACTTCAGCCATTAACTGATTGTAATATTCTGTAAAGTTAATACTCACAAGTATTCCTTCCCCATTCTGTGATATTAATAAAAACCAATAATTTTATCTTTGGAATTCTGTAAATGCAAGCAGTAATTTTTGCCTCTTTTTATTTTTAATAATAACATCATTTTTAACAAGAGACAGAATTTACTGCTTGCATTTACAGAATTAATTTTAAATTCTTTTTGAGAATATCAATATCAAATAACTCCAATCGTTCTTTAACACTCAATTTTGCTATTTCCGACCAATAATATTCTTTTTTATTAACAATTTCATCATTTTTTAAATCACGCACAAATTTTAATCATTGACTATCATACCCTCACGTTGAGCAGTAAACAACGCACGATTACCAAAATGTCTAGCTAAAACAATTCATGGTATTTTACCAATATGAACTTTTTCTCATCGTGAGGACTAGTTCCATCAATATACAAATAACTTTCATCAAATAAAATAACACCATCTTCGGGTGGGGCTGGTTTTGTTCGATCTGTAAAATCTAAATTTTTAAAATAGTAAATATAATAATTTAATTTTTCTATTTAATAAATTTATTTTTTACATCAAATCACTTATAAAACTAGTGTATCACAGTTAAAATATATGATAAATAATAAATACCAAAATCCTTTAACCATAAGATGGAGAAATAAATTATATGTTTAAAAAAAGATGATAGTCGGAAAAAAGCTTAGGTTTTATAAAAATTATAAATAAAGTAATTAAATACAAATTAAAGTAATCGCTTATTAGAGCGATTTTTTTTAATTGCATTATTCATCAGATAGTATCTTTAAAATTAAAAATTAACCTATTTTCTCCATTAATTAGTTAATTTTTATAATTTCCTTTCTGTGATTTATTATATTTTTTTGGTTTAACAGCTAATAATATCATTTTTAATAAAGGTACTATCTGATGAATAATGCAATACTAAAACTTAATATTTTGATGCTTAAAGATGAATAACTCATCTATGACACGAAGCCTTAAAGAAAGTGTGAAAGCGATTGGATTTACCCATATTTATTTTTTTAATTCTCGGCGGGGTTAGTCGCCCGCGAAATGTCAGAGCGTGTGTTTTTGCTTGTTTCATAAAAAGAGTGCTGTTAAACCGAAAAAAACAATATCGGACACTAAAAAACAAGAGGGAGGAGCTCCAAAAGGTTATTTTCTTTATATAAAGTTGTGTAGGGATGGATGAAGTGTAATTAATAACTGGGTAAATTGTTTGTTTATTTCCGTGGGGGGTTAAACTCTATAAAAATATTCTACCGCCCCCGCTCACCCACAAAGTGAAGCGGGCGGCGAAGTAAGTAAATAATAAAATAAATTATCTACTAAATATCAAAATATTAACCAATAAAGGAATATTATGTTTTTTTTACAGAAAGGAAAAAAATTAAATGAAAACATTAAAAGATATGATTAAAGATTTAACAGGAGTTACTGTTGAAAAAGAAAAATTAAATCAATATTTAGAAAGTGAAAGATTAGATTTAGAAGGTGCTAATTTAAAAGAAGCTAATTTATGAGATGCTAATTTAGAAGGTGCTTATTTAACTGGTGCTAATTTAAGCGGTGCTAATTTAAAAGATGCTAATTTAATTGGTGCTAATTTAAAAGATGCTTATTTAACTGGTGCTAATTTAAAAGATGCTGATTTATTTTATGCTAATTTAAGCGGTGCTAATTTACACCGTGCTAATTTAAAAGATGCTAATTTAAAAGATGCTAATTTAGAAGGTGCTTATTTAACTGGTGCTAATTTAAAAGATGCTAATTTAGAGGATGCTAATTTAGAGGATGCTAATTTAAAAGGTGCTAATTTATATGGTGCTAATTTAAAAGATGCTGATTTATTTTATGCTAATTTAAGCGGTGCTAATTTAGAAGATGCTTGTTTACAAGGTGCTTATTTACAAGGTGCTAATTTACATGGTGCTTATTTACATGGTGCTAATTTAAAATATGCTAATTTACATGGTGCTAATTTATATGGTGCTAATTTAAAAGGTGCTAATTTAGAAGATGCTACTTACTTTGAATAAATTAAGTTAACTGTCCCACTATATTTATTTGGATTTCCAGTTGCTAATGCGCCAGTAGATGTAATATTAGTGAATGTTGCATCCCCAGTTTGATAATTAGGATTTTTTACTTTAATAGCAGCTTCTAATTCTGCTGTTGTTGGTGTATTGCCTGCCATTGTTATTTGACCTAAATTAGGTTGTGTAATAACTGTTGATAAGGGTTGTAAATAATTATGTTTAATAATTGCTTTGGGTTCAACTACTGCTCCACCTAAATATAAAACTCTTTCCATAATTAAAGTATTACCCATTCCAGTACCTAATGCTGCTGCACCTACTCTTAACGGGGTATGGTCTTTTTTACGCAAAATTAATGGGTCATATTTTTTGCTAAATTTAAAGGCGATTGCATTAACACCATTTGGTAATAGGCTAATTGTTCCTTCTGAACCATCTTCATTAATAATTGGTAATTTTTTAGGAACCATATAGTATGTTGTTCCTTCAACGGTTTTCATTGCTCCACTTGTTGAAATTACACTATTAATTTGGTCATTTGCTCCAAGTTGTAACTGTAATTTATTACGAATTCCACGGATAAAATCTGCTGAACCCAAGACAACTGTTTCTGATGGAGTAAAACCATTTTCATATATTTTATCCATAATTTCATCATGGATTTGTAAAGCATTTGTATCATCTGCTTTATTTCCTTTAATAGTTGTAACTTCTCCTTTATTAATAATTTCTAAAATTTTATTACGTTTATAAGCAACTTCAGTATCCATTGCTTGTTCAATATCAGCAGCTCAAAGATTAGGGTTAAAATCACCCTCTACAGGGTCTAATTTACGAGCAAAAGTTAAAATTGTATCTAATACAACAGTTCCATCCTCAAATTCTACTGCTGAATATTTTAACAAATTATCATCTGTATTGAATACTTGCCCATCTTTTCCTAAACCTTGTTTATATTTAATATTTTTCTTTATTTTATATTGTAAACCAAATTTATTTTTATCTAGTCAAGCAAATAATGCTTCTCAGCTTAATTTTTGTTGATAAGTTTTTAAGTATCATTGTTCAAATGTTTCTTTATCATTAACTGTTGCTTGGTTTACAATATCACCAAAAATTCTTTGTGGATTTTGTGCCATAATTTTATTCCTTCTTTCTATTTATTAAATACATTGTCTGTATCTAAAATATTGTTTTGTTTTTCTTTTGTTTTTGGTACTCCACCAGTATTAACTGTTTGTACCTTAATTAATTCATCATAAACACTTTGCAATTGTGTTTTGATAACTTCAATATCATCAGTAATGTCATAAGATTTTAATAAAACATTCTTAAATTCTTCATTATCAGTTAAAAAATTAATAAAATCAATTATTTCAATTTGTTTTAATTGAATTGTTTGTTGTTCAATTTGTGAAGTTAATTCATTATTTTTTGTTTGTAATTCGGTAATTTGTTGATTACTATTTTCTAAATTACTTGCATTAAATTCTTCAACTTCATCAGTATTTTCTAAAATAATTTCAGCAGTTTTAATATCTAAGCTGCCATCTTCATTTTTAATTGGTTCATTATCTTCATTGATAAGAAAATATTTTACATTTTTTAATGCCATTGATTTTTCCTCCTATTTTTTAATATTTGTATTTGTTCTTTTTCTAATAGCTTTTTGTATAATTTCAAAACTATCTACCCTAAAAGATAAAAAATAGCGTTTAGTTTTTATATTTAACTGATTAAAAACTGAGCCTTTAATTTTTATTTCATCATCTTTTTTTAATTTCAAAAAATCATTTAAAATCAATGGATTATATATTGATAATGTTGAATAATTTAATCCCTCTCATTGACATTTAGCAGAGCAAGCATCAACTTCAACACCCCCCGCAACCAGTGCCTTAATTTTAGTTTTAATCGGATTTTCATGTAATCTAACAGTTAATTCTAATTTATTAACTTTTTTATTTTTTAATTTAGGTTTATTAGTTATTGTTTTTTTATGTAAATTACTTTTTGTTTGTGCCATTTTTATTAACTCCTTTTGCTAAAAAATATTGTAAATGTTTTCAAGCATCTAATTCATGCTCCGTCATTTTAATATTTCCTTTATAAATATAATTTTTCTTAACAACTGGCGATTGTAAAACATAATTTAAGTTAAATAAATATTTACATAAAACTTTTAAACCACCAATAAATTTAGGAGTAGATAATGGGTTTTTTATTTTTAAACCTTTATGAAGTTGGTAATCTTCAATTATTAAAATAACTTTGCTTAAATAAGAACAAATTTTATTTTTAAACTCATTTAATATTAAATAGATATTATTTATTGCTTCTTCTTCAGAATTAGAATTAAAAGTAATATTATTAATTATTTTCTTTTTCAAAACATTATAAATAATAATACCAGTTTGCCCAATTCCAGCGGGGTCAATTGCAATAATATATTTTAATTTATTTGATTTATTTTTTTCTCAAATTGTAATATTTTTCACCCATCGGAAGCTAAATCTAAAATATCGTTAATTTTGTAATGTTCCATATAAGAAGCAATTAAATTTCATTTATCTTCAAATAAATTTAAATACATTTTGGCTCATTCTAAACATTGCAAATCATAATGTTTTTTATGATGTGAAATACGGCAATTAGTGGGTTTATAATTAACTCAGTCAAACGATGTTGTTATTTCATCTCAAGTTTTATTAATATACAAACTTTTATATTCTGTCATTTTATCTATACTCCTTAATTATTTTGCGTAAACCTAATGTTCAGTGTTCATCAGTAATTTTATTTTGTGAAACTGGATAACCTCTAAGCATCAATTCATTTAATTTATTAATAATTTTTTTATTTAACTTTTTCATATTCCACATCCTTATTAGGTAATTTTTTATATAAAGATTTATCTTTTATAATAAAAGTATCTTCTCTTCGACCATTTACATATTGACAATATTCATCAAAATCTTCTTTATATAATTGTTGTTGTTTTAATTCAGCAAGTTCATTTTCGTAATATAACATTTTATTTCTAATTTCATATAATTTAAATAATTTATCATCTACATTTGTTTGATGCTTAGAACAAATAAAATCTATAATATCTTGTATTTGTTCTATTTCTTTAACTGTTTTTGTCATTATTTATCCTCCTCAATAATAGTTAATTGGTTTAATTGTTTTTTGGTGATTTTAATACCACATAAATAAGCATCTTCTAAATTAGCACCTTTTAAATTAGCACCATATAAATTAGCACCATGTAAATTAGCATATTTTAAATTAGCACCATGTAAATAAGCACCATGTAAATTAGCACCTTGTAAATAAGCACCTTGTAAACAAGCATCTTCTAAATTAGCACCGCTTAAATTAGCATAAAATAAATCAGCATCTTTTAAATTAGCACCATGTAAATAAGCACCATATAAATCAGCATCTTTTAAATTAGCACAATATAAATCAGCACCAATTAAATTAGCACCTTTTAATTCAGCAAGTTCTTTTTTAAGTGTTTCATTTTCTGCTTTAAGTGCTTCATTTTCTTCTTGTAATTTATCAAATTTAATTGATTCTGTTATAGTCATTATTAATCCTCCTAAATAATATCTAATTGGTATAATTGTTCTTCTGTGATTTCGATACCATATAAATTAGCACCACATAAATTAGCATCTTCTAAACAAGCACCAGTTAAATTAGCGCCATAGATATTCACGATAAAATTACAAGTGTTGATAGTTTAACAGATGATGAAATAATTAAAGGAATTACTGTACCACAAAAAGTAGCAAGTGAAGATTTAAGACCATTATTAAATGCAAAAGTTTTAAAAGCTGTTAAAGCAGTTGATGCAAGTTTAACAACTAATGATTTTGATTGATGGCCTTTATATTATCAAGGTTCACCAGATACTTATGATATTACATCAACAGATATTAATATTGATATTTATATTGCTGGTAAAAATAAAGCAACTGGCGTTTCACAAGTTGAATATTATAAAGTACAAAAAGTAAATAAAATTAGTATTAAACGATTTAGTAAAGATAATATTGGGTCTTTAACAACACCTTGATATAGTGATGTTCCTGATTTAACTAAAAAATCAGTTGTAATTGATGAAATGAATACAGGAATTATTAAAGCAATTCAAAAAATTAATTCTGGTTTAAGAACATCAGATTATAATGTTAATATTTTAGATTATTCATATCAAATCTTTAATGATAGAGATGAAGGTGATTTTAGTAAAGATGTTGAAGTGCCATATACTTTAAGTGGTACAAATTGATTAACCGAAGAAACAACTGGAAAGAAAATTACAGTTCCTGCTGCTACTAGAAAATAAATAAATGCCAATAGGAACAAGCAAAACTGCTCTGATTTATGCAGTTAAAACACCAACTAGATTATCAATTCAACAACAACAAAAAAATTTTAGTTTACAATTATTAGAATTTTTAGGAATACAAGTTTTAGCACTTGGTTTATCTGTTTTAACTGGTGGTGTTGCTTCAGCTGTTGGTCTTGGTGCTGGATTATCTAATTTTGCTGCCACACTTATCTCGTTTGGAGTAGAAACAGCAACCGATTTTGCTGTAAATCAAATATACGATAGTTTAACTTCAGAAGTTACAGCAAAAAGTACTACGCTAAATTTATTACCAGCAATTGGTGGTGTTAATAAATTAACACGTGCTGCTAGAATAACAAAAGTTTTAAAATTAGCAAAAGAAACTAAATTACTTGAAAAATTAGGAATAATAACTGCTAAAAATTTAGAAGATGTTGTTAAACAAGTAACAGGTAAAAAGATTTTATTTAATAAATTAATATTTGATTTTACTAAACAAGCAAATAATGAGACTTTATTATACACAATTGGTAAATTAGCACGTAATGATTTTTCTAAGGGTTTTAAAATTTCTAATTTAGAAAAAATTAACAATCTATTAAAAATTGAAAAAAACTTACAAAAAATAAGCCCAAAGTTGGTACAAAAAGCACCACGATTAAATAAAAAATATAAAGGATATGTTGATAAATGGTTGTTTGAATATGGTTTAAATTTTGAACAAATAACAAAAATTAGTACCGATGAATGATATAAAATTATGACTGATTTGCATAAAAAAGGCATTGCTAAAAAATTATTATTAAATGTTAATTTAATGCGAGCAAATAGAATATATAAAAATAAATTAGTTAATTTTATCCACAAAACTCCAATCAAATTAAATAAAATATTAGAAAAATTAGAAAAAATAAACCCAAATTTTTATATTCAAAAAGCAACGAAAAAATTATTAGCACCAATTGAAAAAAGAATAATTAATATTAAACAAAAAGTAATTAATAAAATTAGTGAGCAAAGAGCAAAAATATTATCTAAATTTGAAACCAAAGCAATTAATAAAGGACAGTTGCTGCCGTTTGCTTATGGTTCTGATGTTTTTTAGCAGTTAAAATTGTTCCAATAAGTGTTGCGGGTGAAGTTGCTTTAACAATATATTATAAAAGTCCTAAATATTTTCCAATTGTTGTTACTACAACTTTAATCAAAGCAGAACAGTTCATCTTATCAAAAGAACCATTTAAATTTTATATGAATAGTGAATGATTTATTGGTTGAGGATTTAAAAAAACAAGTTTATTTAATTTAGTTTCTTTTGCCCCCGCTGCTTATCGCCAAGTAGTAAGAGATAGTTTTAAAACATTTCGGATAATTGCTAAATTTTTAAAATTAAAAGAGCAAATAAAAAATAATTGGAGTAAAAATGAAATGTTAAAAACTGTTGAAGATAGTGTTGCAGCAAGTTTATTGGGTAGTGGATTACTTTTTAAAACATATAAACAATTTAGAAAAAATAAAAATTTAAGTAAAACAATTAAGTCAAAAACATTATTAAATAGTAGAAAATTAATAACAAAAAAAATATATTCTAAAAAAAGAAAATGATAAGGGGATGATTAAATGTTAAATGAATTATGAGAAGGTGTTACTTTAGAAAACTATAATAATTTTAATCCAATGACAGGTAAAATTACCCAAGTTCCGATTCGTTATAATAAATTTTTTAAAAATGATGTAGAATTGTGATTTAAAACTTTTGCATTAAGAGCACAAAATATGATTAATTCATATTTAAATTATCCTTTTTCAAAATTAAAGTTTGAAACATTTAAAGACCCACTATTGAAAAAAATATGTAGTATACCACAGACATTTTAAAGATTACAATAAAATAACAAAAATAATAAAAACATTTTTTCGTTGACTTAAAAAATATGAAAGATGATTAAAAATAAAAAATAAAATTAAAGAAATTAAAAAACAACATCCAAGACATGAAGTTAAAGAAATAGGTTTATTACAGATGGACGCTAAATATTTTGTACCAAGTAAATTTCCAGTTGATAAAAAGTATTATGTTTATGATTTTATTGATGAAAAAACAAGATTAGCATTAGGATATGTTTATGATAAATTAAGTATTGATAATGCTATTGCTGCTGTTAAAAAAGCAATTAGCGATTTTAAAAATATACTTTATGTTAAAATAACACGGATTAGAACTGATAACGGTTCTGAATTTATTAATAATTATCGGAATAATCAAAAAAATAATGTTAAAGAAACTAATTTTACTCAATTTTTAACAGATAAAAATATTTTTCATCAGACAACACCCGTTCGCTCTCCACAGTCGAACGGTAAGATTGAAAGATTTAATCAAAATTATACTAAATTATTTGTATTTGAAGAAAAAATATTAAATGCAGTTAGTTTACAGAATAAATTAAATGATTATTATTATTTTTATAATTTTGAAAGAGTTCATAAGTCTTTAAATTTTCAGACACCATTTAACTTTTTGAATAGTTTAATTAAATAATTTTAAATTATTAAGTTTTTGTATTTAAACTAATTTTTAGTTTGTTTAATTTTATATTTTTTTTATTCATTTTATGATATTTTTATATTATAAATAAATATTTTTATTATTTTTGTTATTTTCTTGTAATATTTAAAATGTATGTTGTGTACTACACTTAT from Spiroplasma kunkelii CR2-3x includes:
- a CDS encoding DUF2779 domain-containing protein, which translates into the protein MDLEITLKKEDFKRFKKCFKIAWTLASRSNLKTVQEWVTAQKISVFFDLQENINSAKIDEDIFIDDDENEKGKGLFQPHLYDLALETYWSAAEDTDSNDVRTLPDEIQTTMADVQIDFYPGETIADGNEVGQRAREYFMRDYTYFNLEHYSKKIAFAKTTEALANPNYDVYFEPSFIYNNCITKCDILKKLPNGTYHLIEVKASTGRKYDKEAQMYVDKDVKDEYGYDVAYQYYVLTGAGLTISWVSLMLLNSEYQRIGDIDDCQLFMFQDYYKLPTKTLPAISLLEFCQQMMTGQFAKRVEKNRNITDDLALIKHYFMQPVETIFPLFNKEQCFNGKGDRYGYCQHVTSYLPPHHNVFELTRGMEKKTLLKYQEHIDLLKDIVLPFTFKQSTRQKKPILFSEKQQRQILAAQDNAPVVNPKKVAIINQILEQYQYPIYMYDFETMKAAVPRFDYSYSYQQIPFQYSVHLIKDNHFDYQDETTIEHYAFLADGEGDPRLALIKHLVTDLFRYGGGVYVAYYKSFECKVLAELISYLTILINQSRNEELMTTFQDWQKKLRIILNKTIDLMDFFQDFMIYKKEFYGSVSIKKTQPAFDNQFTYQTLKVQKGDMASEIFRRRVENNIPITIWQKLFRGEMLKYCNRDTLAMVVIYQHIVRLMGSLTPIKGEKRCRNIE
- the fmt gene encoding methionyl-tRNA formyltransferase, which gives rise to MQKYRVIFMGTPIFATAVLKALQNLAPTIEIIGIVTQPDRKIGRQHLVQFSPVKEFALTNQIPVFQPEKINDLYTELGTLQPDVIVTCAYGQFIPERILKLARINCINVHASLLPKLRGGAPIHKAIIYGERETGITLMKMIKKMDAGEMYVQTAIPISAAETASSLHDRLMVLAGTMIEKYLLDIITGKIKGTPQDDSQATFAYNITRDEEKVNWFLPKQKIVDQIRGLYAWPIAHTTVNNIYYKLHQAMITLHPLEEKDADFVNGTIIDISKLGIKVKVEDGYLLITRLQREGKKVTDAKNYYHNASSEIMVGNIFI
- a CDS encoding ECF transporter S component family protein encodes the protein MYRLKSLKYLATTGLITALLVVIAYISQFIQFNFGVGKGIIQLADGLFLGLIKLIKGPMLLISGILYVIIIDLVTGGFIFIPISILIRILMFLISYFGARILSRYGAIFVSSLMLLLYVLYSYFLFGPDVAIIELISDAIQIAVATIMGITLAIVFVQINEHSINKIWDDEQFWHYKKSIRT
- a CDS encoding pentapeptide repeat-containing protein; the protein is MKTLKDMIKDLTGVTVEKEKLNQYLESERLDLEGANLKEANLWDANLEGAYLTGANLSGANLKDANLIGANLKDAYLTGANLKDADLFYANLSGANLHRANLKDANLKDANLEGAYLTGANLKDANLEDANLEDANLKGANLYGANLKDADLFYANLSGANLEDACLQGAYLQGANLHGAYLHGANLKYANLHGANLYGANLKGANLEDATYFE
- a CDS encoding pentapeptide repeat-containing protein, with the translated sequence MTITESIKFDKLQEENEALKAENETLKKELAELKGANLIGADLYCANLKDADLYGAYLHGANLKDADLFYANLSGANLEDACLQGAYLQGANLHGAYLHGANLKYANLHGANLYGANLKGANLEDAYLCGIKITKKQLNQLTIIEEDK
- a CDS encoding pentapeptide repeat-containing protein, with the translated sequence MNIYGANLTGACLEDANLCGANLYGIEITEEQLYQLDII
- a CDS encoding DDE-type integrase/transposase/recombinase; its protein translation is MKHLKTHYWKKYVVYHRHFKDYNKITKIIKTFFRWLKKYERWLKIKNKIKEIKKQHPRHEVKEIGLLQMDAKYFVPSKFPVDKKYYVYDFIDEKTRLALGYVYDKLSIDNAIAAVKKAISDFKNILYVKITRIRTDNGSEFINNYRNNQKNNVKETNFTQFLTDKNIFHQTTPVRSPQSNGKIERFNQNYTKLFVFEEKILNAVSLQNKLNDYYYFYNFERVHKSLNFQTPFNFLNSLIK